GAGTGACGCTGCCAGAGACTGCGGCTGCTGAGATTCAAATTGAACCGGGCCTTCCCTGTTGATCACCTCCGCTGTCTGTCAAGAACGGTCCTGCATCTATCCGACAGCGGCTTCCTGACCCTGGCAGGAAAGACCAGCCGATTTTGCATCCATTTTCATCGAGGACTGGCGGTGGTGGCTCGGGATTGACTATGTTCTGGTCAAGCTTGTGCCCCTCGCTGGTGCGGCCTGGCTGATCAGGACCGGACAGTTCTCTTGCCAGGAACTGGGATTTAAATCCCAAGGGGTTATGACCTTTATAGCCTGGACCCTTGGACTGACCCTGGTCTGCACCCTTATTGATCAGAATGCCTATACCCTTAAAGCCGACCTGCCCGGATACCCTCCTTTAGGTGGCATGCCCGCCATAACTTCACCTTTTTGGGACTGGATCGATCTCACTCTGGGGCTTGCTCTGGTTGCCCTGTGCGAGGAACTGGTGTTCAGGGGGTATCTACATGCCGTTTTCAGGCAAATGGCGCTGTCGCCGGGTGTGATCATTGTCATGTCATCTACAGCCTTTGGGTTGGCCCACTGGTGCCTGGGCCTTCCCGCCGTCCTCATCACCGGTCTTATCGGAGCCGTGCTCATGATCGCCTACATGCGGACTGGTTCTCTATACGCCATGATGCTGGCCCATTTTTTTGTCAACTTCATTGATTTTTCCGGGGTGATTCCCAAATCAATTTTCCAGTTCTTTTGATCGTGTAATGCCAACGTTACCCAACGGGTCCTGCCAGCCACCTTGCTACCCAAAAATAATTATCCATAGTATAACAATTCACGACCTTGAAAAGTATTGAATACCAAAACAATCATGAGGTCTATGCAGTGCATGACCTTGACCGATAGTTACAAACGCTTTTTATTCAAATAAATGGCACGCTAAATAACTCGATGAGATTAAATTTCATCTAAAAGCGACTTAATAAAAGCTTCTTTGGCAATCCCCAGATGCTCTCGCATTTCGCGTTCCGCACTCGAGCCATCCCCTGAAATTATAAATCCAACGATGTTCTTTGATGTATTTATCGCTTTCTTAATATTACCAGTTGAGGAAGTTTTCAAAATAATTGACATTTTTTTATTAACTATTGAATGTATCTCTTTTATAATTTCCCCAAGTTCGGGATTTTTTGCAGCTTGAGCGATCACCATATGGAAGTTGTTGTCTTCCTTCAGGTGGTACAAATGATCTTTTTTATAGCTTTCTGCCAATCTCTCACAAGCTTCTTTCAATAAAACAATCTGTTCCTCACTGATAACTTCAGCCGCTTTTCTGACCGAATAGCATTCCAAAACCTCTCTGATTTCCCAGAGATTGTAAATACTGGCGGACTTAAAAATATTATATATACCGGATTCAACAGGTTCAGTTTTAACAGTCCTCTCCTTTACAAAAGTACCTTTGCCCTGCATAGCTACGATAAGATCCATAACTATTAAGACGTTGATCGCTTCTCTAATTGAGGACCGTCCGACACCATAATAATTAGCCATCTCCTGGTGGTTAGGTAATTTATCCCCTGGTTTTAATTTACCAGACTCAATATCTTTAACGATTTGCTTAATGATTTTTTCAGGGGCGGATTCACTTTTAATTTGGGTACGGCTCTTTTGCATTTTCAAAAATTTCCTCGATATTTTGCTCTCTTTTTATTCAAATAGTCGTAACAATCACTTGATGATTTTTAATTTTTTGCGCTTGTCGTGTGATTCAGAAGCGTGGTGGCGGGGTCAATGCCGTTTTCATACAGATCCTGATGGTTCTTCTTATATTTACACGCTTCGTGAAATTTCCAGTACTCATCAAAATCCCTGCTTGAAAGTAACGCCCGCAGACGTGATGTTATTGCCGGGGACGGGTCACATGGACCAGGTATTGCAACCTTGTGCCAAACGGCATGGCATGCCCCAGATAATGGTATCGGCTCAGAAGAGCCCGTAACAGATCTCGCTATTTCCGGGTTTGTATCAGCTCAATATCCAGAGGTGAAAACTCTTCTACGCTTCCGGTACTGGTACTTCCGCCGTAAGGCACCTCTTCTTGTGCCTCTTCTTTGAACTTCTGAGAACCAATATAACCGGTTTTTCTTTTCTCCGGAAGTTCCAGAACCTTTTTTTTTCCAGAATCTCCAAAAGATCCTTACACTCCCGGGCCTTGAGGCCGCCACCCGGACGTTTCCATTCCAACAGCTCACATATGGTATGAGCCAGTTCATAGCGACTGGTACTGCCACAAGTGGTGACGACTTCCTTTATCATCAACAGGTCTTCGGTCGAAAAATTGCGTCCGCAAAATGTTTGCGGAGTGATTGCTGTGTGCATGCCATAATCTCCTTTTGTTATTCTCTCATAGCAGTTGTATGGCAGCTTGTTCAACCCTTTTTTCAACAAATTTTACGGGCTTCTATTTTTTCCAAATCTCCTTTTTCTGATACTGAAAAACCAGCAATTTTCAGTGAAGGTCTAAAATTCCCAGAAAAATGTCAATCCACCAAAATTTAGTCCGATGTCAGCTGCGAATTAGGGTTTTTCAGCCCAAATCGCAGCCATTTATGTATCAGGTTTGTGGCAAATGTCAAGAAAACCGGATAGATGCCAACAGAGATCCATTGACCTGAAACGGCCTTGATGAGACACAACCATTTGTTGATCGGGCGAACCAAATTTTCATGGAGCACGAATATCGGTTGGAGGAGAGATCACAAAACCAAACAGTGATTCCCAATTTTCGAATATTATGACCCGGATTGTACAACGCAACTGGTTCCAGAATTCTTTTCTTGCGCTGAATTTGGCCCTTGCTATTTGGTACAAAGGATCTCTGAGTTCAATGATTTGATGCATAAAAAAAGCCAGCAGGGTGAATAGGAAAAAATTGAATGATAAGTTCTTTTTCCCATGACCAAAATTGTGTTCAGCATGATAGCCAAGAGTTTTCAGGGTATTGAAATTTTCATTTTCAATTTTCCATTTGGCCCGACCGGCTTTGACAAGCTTTGCAACATTGCCGTCAGTAACCCGGATATCAGTGACCCAGCTGTTGGTATAGGTGATTTTATCACCATCCCGGATGATGCTGTATTCAAAAAATTGACCAGCGGGGCGGATTTGTTCCCATTCAACCTGATATCATTGATCCATTCATATCTGTGGATGGCACCCTTGTGATCCTGCCACTCCAAAAGGTAAACCTGATCCAGATCCTCTTTTTCCCAGATGTTTTTGAAAGGATCCTTACGCGTTCTCCAATAGCGTACGGCTATACCTCCCGGGGTAACTTCTCCTTTTTCAATGCGGCAACCTGAACGTTCTGATA
Above is a window of Desulfotignum balticum DSM 7044 DNA encoding:
- a CDS encoding FadR/GntR family transcriptional regulator, encoding MQKSRTQIKSESAPEKIIKQIVKDIESGKLKPGDKLPNHQEMANYYGVGRSSIREAINVLIVMDLIVAMQGKGTFVKERTVKTEPVESGIYNIFKSASIYNLWEIREVLECYSVRKAAEVISEEQIVLLKEACERLAESYKKDHLYHLKEDNNFHMVIAQAAKNPELGEIIKEIHSIVNKKMSIILKTSSTGNIKKAINTSKNIVGFIISGDGSSAEREMREHLGIAKEAFIKSLLDEI
- a CDS encoding CPBP family intramembrane glutamic endopeptidase, whose protein sequence is MTFIAWTLGLTLVCTLIDQNAYTLKADLPGYPPLGGMPAITSPFWDWIDLTLGLALVALCEELVFRGYLHAVFRQMALSPGVIIVMSSTAFGLAHWCLGLPAVLITGLIGAVLMIAYMRTGSLYAMMLAHFFVNFIDFSGVIPKSIFQFF